A window of Chrysiogenia bacterium genomic DNA:
GCAGGGTGAAGGCCGGCGACCCGGTCAATCTTGAGCGCGCCATGCGCCTTGGCGACCGGCTGGGCGGCCACCTCATGCAGGGGCACGTGGACGGCCGGGCCAAATTCCTCTCCGATACCCCCGACGGGACGAGCCACCGGCTCGCCTTCGAGGTCCCTGCCGAGCTGCGCAAGTACATCATCGAGAAGGGCTCGATTGCCCTGGACGGCATTTCGCTCACCGTGAACAAGGTGGAGGGAAACCGTATCGAGGTGAACATCATCCCGGCCACCTGGGAGAAGACCACGCTGGGAAAACGCGCCATCGGGGCCCTGATTAATGTTGAAGTCGACATGCTCGGAAAGTATGTAGAGAGCATTCTGAGCGGGCACCTGCAGGCGGCGGGAGTGGATGCCGGCAATATTTCAAAAGCCTTCCTCGCGGAACAGGGGTTCCTCGGGGAGTAGTTCAATTGGGACCCGGCGGGGCCGGGGTCGGAGGAAGCAGGAATGAATCGGAAATTTCTCGTCGCGTTGTTTGTTCTTCAAGTGATCGCGTTGCTGCCGGCAGCGGCGCACGCGAAGCTGGCCTTCGGCATCCTGCCGTGGGATGGTCAGCAAAAACTCTCACAAGAAGAAATCGCCAAGGTCGAGGCCAAGTTTGCCCACACGCTCAATGAGTGCGGCAAGTTCACGATTGTCGAGCGCTCCCAGGTGGAGAAGCTCATGTCCGAGCAGGCCTTCCAGATCTCGGGCGCCGTGGGCGGCAACCAGGCCGAGAAACTCGGCAAGATCCTGAGCGTGGACAAACTGGTGCAGTTCACCGTCATTCCCGAGGGCGGGGGCGATCACTCCGGTATCATCCGCGTCTTCGATGTGGCCACCGGCGCGCAGGAAATCAATGAGACCGAATCGAGCTCGGGCACGCAGGATGCCGACGATGTCGCCCGCAACATGGCGGGCCACATCATCCTGAAGTATCCGCTCAT
This region includes:
- a CDS encoding riboflavin synthase, translated to MFTGLVKDVGTIERVSPSGTGLIFRIKTALAAEGLEEGESIAVNGVCLTVTDFDSVRFDCELSKETLDCSNLGRVKAGDPVNLERAMRLGDRLGGHLMQGHVDGRAKFLSDTPDGTSHRLAFEVPAELRKYIIEKGSIALDGISLTVNKVEGNRIEVNIIPATWEKTTLGKRAIGALINVEVDMLGKYVESILSGHLQAAGVDAGNISKAFLAEQGFLGE